The following proteins are encoded in a genomic region of Gimesia algae:
- a CDS encoding 3-keto-disaccharide hydrolase produces MRFTSPAPTLCSLLFLPLLCSTVWADVGIGAKPPTDAEILLDGSREMLDQKWTYWEGPRFSSSLPIKWKVVDDPIDAGTVVMSDDPAAAGGKYGTADIVTKKKYRDFRLHVEFLVTKPGGNSGVYLQNRFEIQVLDGDKTKHGMAAVINETESPYHAYNGTGKWNAYDITFRAARFKDGKLVEKPLVSMYFNGKKVHENITINKVWGGANSGLDGGNDNGFGITDTPGGIKLQCEGHDVRYRNIWIRPLDLKTPDTDFKE; encoded by the coding sequence ATGCGCTTCACCAGTCCTGCTCCCACTCTCTGTTCTCTCCTGTTTCTGCCCCTGCTCTGCTCAACGGTATGGGCCGACGTGGGCATTGGCGCCAAACCGCCCACTGATGCAGAAATCCTGCTGGACGGCAGCCGGGAAATGCTGGATCAGAAATGGACTTACTGGGAAGGCCCCCGGTTCAGTTCCTCGCTGCCGATCAAATGGAAAGTGGTAGACGATCCTATTGACGCAGGTACGGTCGTCATGTCAGATGACCCGGCTGCGGCGGGGGGCAAATACGGAACCGCCGACATCGTCACCAAAAAGAAATATCGTGACTTCCGCCTGCACGTGGAATTTCTAGTCACGAAGCCGGGAGGCAACAGTGGTGTTTATCTGCAGAACCGCTTCGAAATCCAGGTTCTGGATGGTGATAAAACGAAGCACGGCATGGCTGCGGTCATCAACGAAACCGAGTCACCCTACCACGCTTATAACGGCACGGGAAAATGGAACGCCTATGACATCACATTTCGGGCAGCCCGGTTCAAAGATGGTAAGCTCGTTGAAAAACCTTTAGTCTCAATGTATTTCAACGGGAAAAAAGTCCACGAAAACATCACCATCAACAAAGTCTGGGGAGGCGCGAACTCCGGCCTGGATGGAGGCAATGATAACGGTTTCGGCATCACCGACACCCCCGGCGGTATTAAACTCCAGTGTGAAGGCCACGACGTCCGCTACCGCAATATCTGGATTCGACCCCTCGATCTGAAAA